A single window of Sinorhizobium sp. RAC02 DNA harbors:
- a CDS encoding metalloregulator ArsR/SmtB family transcription factor, translating to MIAEDETLDAIFHALSNRTRRRLLADLSVRPARVNELARPYDMSVNAISKHLFVLEKAGLIERRQEGGSQACVLAPGALADADAWISHYRQFWTSQLHGLAQFVESRDDS from the coding sequence ATGATAGCTGAAGACGAAACGCTCGACGCCATCTTCCATGCGCTGTCGAACCGCACCCGGCGGCGACTACTTGCCGACCTCAGCGTTCGGCCCGCCCGTGTCAACGAGCTGGCGCGGCCCTATGACATGTCGGTCAATGCCATTTCCAAGCACCTCTTCGTGCTGGAAAAGGCCGGGCTGATCGAGCGGCGGCAGGAGGGGGGCAGCCAGGCCTGCGTGCTCGCGCCAGGCGCGCTTGCCGACGCCGATGCCTGGATTTCCCATTACCGGCAGTTTTGGACGAGCCAGCTGCACGGCCTCGCGCAATTCGTCGAAAGCCGGGATGACAGTTGA